Proteins encoded in a region of the Canis lupus familiaris isolate Mischka breed German Shepherd chromosome 1, alternate assembly UU_Cfam_GSD_1.0, whole genome shotgun sequence genome:
- the CADM4 gene encoding cell adhesion molecule 4 — protein sequence MGRARRFQWPLLLLWAAAAGPGAGQEVQTENVTVAEGGVAEITCRLHQYDGSIVVIQNPARQTLFFNGTRALKDERFQLEEFSPRRVRIRLSDARLEDEGGYFCQLYTEDTHHQIATLTVLVAPENPVVEVREQAVEGGEVELSCLVPRSRPAAVLRWYRDRKELKGVSSGQENGKVWSVASTVRFRVDRKDDGGIVICEAQNQALPSGHSKQTQYVLDVQYSPTARIHASQAVVREGDTLVLTCAVTGNPRPNQIRWNRGNESLPERAEAVGETLTLPGLVSADNGTYTCEASNKHGHARALYVLVVYDPGAVVEAQTSVPYAIVGGILALLVFLIICVLVGMVWCSVRQKGSYLTHEASGLDEQGEAREAFLNGSDGHKRKEEFFI from the exons ATGGGCCGGGCCCGGCGCTTCCAGTggccgctgctgctgctgtgggcggccgcggcggggccAG GGGCTGGACAGGAAGTACAGACAGAGAACGTGACCGTGGCCGAGGGAGGGGTGGCTGAGATAACCTGCCGTCTGCACCAGTATGATGGTTCCATAGTTGTCATTCAGAACCCCGCCCGGCAGACCCTCTTCTTCAACGGGACCCGCG CCCTGAAGGACGAGCGTTTCCAGCTTGAGGAGTTCTCCCCCCGCCGCGTGCGGATCCGGCTCTCAGATGCCCGCCTGGAGGACGAGGGAGGCTACTTTTGCCAGCTCTACACGGAGGATACCCACCACCAGATTGCCACGCTCACTGTATTGG TGGCCCCAGAGAACCCCGTGGTGGAGGTCCGGGAGCAGGCGGTGGAGGGAGGCGAGGTGGAGCTCAGCTGCCTAGTTCCGCGGTCCCGCCCTGCCGCGGTCCTGCGCTGGTACCGCGACCGCAAGGAGCTCAAAG GGGTGAGCAGCGGCCAGGAGAATGGTAAGGTGTGGAGCGTGGCGAGCACCGTGCGGTTTCGCGTGGACCGCAAGGACGACGGCGGTATCGTCATCTGCGAGGCGCAGAACCAGGCGCTGCCCTCCGGACACAGCAAGCAGACGCAGTACGTGCTGGACGTGCAGT ACTCTCCCACGGCCCGGATCCATGCCTCCCAAGCTGTGGTGAGGGAGGGAGACACGCTGGTGCTAACGTGTGCTGTAACGGGGAACCCCAG GCCAAACCAGATCCGCTGGAACCGCGGGAACGAGTCTTTGCCAGAGCGGGCCGAGGCGGTCGGGGAGACGCTTACGCTGCCAGGCTTGGTATCAGCGGATAACGGCACCTACACTTGCGAGGCGTCGAACAAGCACGGCCACGCGAGGGCGCTCTATGTACTCGTGGTCTACG ACCCGGGTGCGGTGGTAGAGGCTCAGACGTCGGTGCCCTACGCCATTGTGGGCGGCATCCTGGCGCTACTGGTGTTTCTGATCATATGTGTGCTGGTGGGCATGGTCTGGTGCTCAGTACGGCAGAagg GCTCCTATCTGACCCACGAGGCCAGTGGCCTGGATGAGCAGGGAGAAGCAAGAGAAGCCTTTCTTAATGGCAGCGACGGACACAAGAGGAAAGAAGAATTCTTCATCtga
- the LOC119876004 gene encoding urokinase plasminogen activator surface receptor-like isoform X3: protein MGHPLLLPLLGLLLQTCVPVSWSLQCMLCGSTGKCQVEECTPGQDLCRTTIMRIWEDGDELEVVERGCTHPEKSNRTMSYRTGMKIITLTEAVCGTNLCNKPTSGRVSTFPRTRSRYLECVSCGSSDLSCERGLDQSLQCRSPTEQCVEVVTHRGLEDSPRDEHHTRGCGNLPGCPGPTGFHNNHTFHFLQCCNTTKCNAGPVLELQNLPLNGLQCFGCEGNSTHGCSSEETSLIACRGPMNQCLDATGTNGLGNPSYTVRGCATPSWCQSLHVAEAFSMTHLNVSCCTGNSCNHPILDHQPRIGSAPRPGPAHLSLTVTLLLTARLWGGTLLWT, encoded by the exons ATGGGCCAtccgctgctgctgccgctgctgggGCTGTTGCTTCAGACCTGCGTTCCAG TCTCCTGGAGCCTGCAGTGCATGCTGTGTGGGAGTACTGGGAAGTGCCAGGTGGAAGAGTGTACCCCTGGCCAGGACCTCTGCAGGACCACGATCATGCGCATATGGGAAG ATGGTGATGAGCTGGAGGTGGTGGAGAGAGGCTGTACCCACCCAGAGAAGAGCAACAGGACCATGAGCTATCGGACAGGCATGAAGATCATCACTCTTACGGAAGCCGTATGTGGGACCAACTTGTGCAACAAACCCACCTCTG GTCGGGTTTCCACCTTTCCCCGAACCCGAAGCCGTTACCTCGAATGTGTTTCCTGCGGCTCCTCAGATCTGAGCTGTGAGAGGGGCTTGGACCAGAGCCTGCAATGCCGCAGCCCTACAGAACAGTGTGTGGAAGTGGTGACCCACAGGGGCCTGGAAG ACAGTCCAAGGGATGAGCACCACACCCGCGGCTGTGGCAacctcccaggctgcccaggccccACCGGCTTCCACAACAACCACACCTTCCACTTCCTGCAGTGCTGCAACACCACCAAATGCAATGCGGGCCCAG TCCTGGAGCTTCAAAACCTGCCTCTGAACGGCCTCCAGTGTTTCGGCTGTGAGGGGAACAGCACCCATGGTTGTTCCTCCGAAGAGACTTCCTTGATTGCCTGCCGAGGCCCCATGAACCAATGTCTGGACGCCACGGGCACTAATG gGCTGGGCAACCCGAGCTACACAGTTCGAGGCTGTGCGACCCCCTCATGGTGCCAGAGTCTCCACGTGGCTGAAGCCTTCAGCATGACCCATCTCAATGTCTCATGCTGTACTGGGAACAGCTGTAACCACCCAATCCTGGATCACCAGCCTCGCATAGGCAGTGCCCCCCGGCCTGGTCCTGCCCACCTCAGCCTCACCGTCACCTTGCTACTAACTGCCAGACTATGGGGAGGCACTCTCCTCTGGACCTGA